GAATTGGAGCGACTGTACAAATTCTTTGACGATCCACCCAGCGCCCTTCTGATGTTTTGAGAATAACAGATCATGACATCAGTGATGGAATATTGTCAGTCCAGCAAAATAAAACCGGAACCATAGCGAGAATTATCATTGAGGATGAACTTGAAAGCTTGATGAAAAGAATCTAAGCTAGAAAATCAGGCTACAAAGCGCGGAGCTTAGAACTGATTGTTGATGATAATGGGCAGAAATTGACCGCCAGCGCTTTGCGCGGTCATTTTGATAGCGCGCGCGAAGCGGCCGGAATTGACAAAAAATATTTCAATTTCGTGATCTCAGGGCCAAGGCTGCTACAGACACGACCGAATTAACCGGCGACATCAGAGAGGCACAAAAACAACTAGGTCACACAACTATAGCAATGACCTAACACTAGGTAAAAGCTCGTCGTGGAGATATAGTAAAGCCGACAAAAACTCGCAAATCCGCTCCGCAAACCTGAAATAGGCTATTGATTGGCGCGGCCCTTGAGAGTTATTTTTTGTAGCATTTGCGGAGCGGTATTTATAATAAGCCTTTATTTATTATAGGGTCTTAGGAAGTTAAAGCGGGTTTAAACGTAATAATTTGAGAATCTGATGATAGAGATTATCACGGCGATGATTAAAACGAAATTCGGTTTCTTTCAAATGCAAATAAAAGGTATGTTCAGGAACACCATTGAACTTTGCCAAACGCCTTTTTGCAAAGCTCCAGAAAGATTCAATGCCGTTGATATGCCGCTCGCCACTGGCGAATTCATTGTTGCCATGACAAACCCTGAAGTGCTTATCAAAACCAATATCGACCAGCCCGTCATATCCGCGCCAGCCATCAGAATGGATGATGGTATCGGGTGCTACATGCCCACGGATAATAGCTTGTAACGTGGCTTTGGAGCAATCAGGAACAATCTCCGTATATACCTTCCCTTGGCGTTTCAGAACGCCAAAGACAATGGTTTTACCATAAGCGCCTCGACCTTTTTTGCCTCTGACACGCTGCGCGCCAAAATAAGATTCATCAACTTCCACAGCACCTTGAAGCGGCGATTCAAGTTCGCAGCAGTAGGCAATTTTTTGCCGCACTTTGAGGTAAATCGTATTGACGGATCGGATAGAAATACCGGTCAATTGCGCGGTACTTGTAGCGGTAAAATCCAAAACAAAATAGCGAATAAGTTGTCTGAATTTAGCTTCTCCAATCCGAGAACGGAAATAGTATCTATTTTTAACATTCATCTCAGTAAGTTAACACACTTCCGTAAGTGCTTAACTTCCTAAGACCCTATTATAAATATAACTCTGAACTAAAAATCCCTCGGGCCTAAAACACCCGTGCCGGTTCGATTCCGGCCCCGGGCACCAATAAAAAATAAGCTTCTCAATCCCGTCAGAGCTGACAAGCATCCAGTACCATTCCGCAATTTTGTTTGTAAGAATTTCTAGTATTGTTAGAACGCCACTCTCTATGAAATACTCAACGCTTATCTTATTTAAATCAATCTCTCTGTAAACACCCCTGAGATTTCTTACATACCTAAAGAAGTTTTTAGGTAGACCGATGATTGGAGTCTAGCACCCAAAAATAACGCTGAATTTGACTGCACATCAGGTTTTATGTATATTTTCAAAACAAGTATCTATTTTTCCTACACATTCTATCACCGTAAAAAACGCAGAATGACGGTATAAACATTATTAGTCACTCAGCGAATTATCAAAATACAGGACAAAGTTGATCTATGATCAAGTATCTGGCAGCGGCAGTAATGCTAAAAATGTTTTCACTGAACAAATTTACACGTTCTAGTTATCGGTACCTGGGCAATAAATTTGGTCAAAAAAAACGTCAACAGCAAAACATCGACATGTACGTAAATCGTGGCGACTTATTAGTCCAGTTAATTAAGAAGCATAATGTATTTAAGGATGATGGAGCAGCTGTTGAGCTTGGTACCGGCTGGATACACTGGTTTGGTTTATATTTAGCGCTACATATCGATAAAAAAATCAGCTTGGATCTATTTGATGTTTGGGACAACCGTCA
The DNA window shown above is from Nitrosomonas sp. Is35 and carries:
- a CDS encoding IS1595 family transposase is translated as MNVKNRYYFRSRIGEAKFRQLIRYFVLDFTATSTAQLTGISIRSVNTIYLKVRQKIAYCCELESPLQGAVEVDESYFGAQRVRGKKGRGAYGKTIVFGVLKRQGKVYTEIVPDCSKATLQAIIRGHVAPDTIIHSDGWRGYDGLVDIGFDKHFRVCHGNNEFASGERHINGIESFWSFAKRRLAKFNGVPEHTFYLHLKETEFRFNHRRDNLYHQILKLLRLNPL